The following coding sequences lie in one Myxosarcina sp. GI1 genomic window:
- a CDS encoding DUF4327 family protein, producing the protein MSTNAALAPNSLQYSIETLREEVRHLVERGVIRRTQPLYVLCEYLPAREWLGIECQLERYDYLLRDRIGDLIGEPRWESD; encoded by the coding sequence ATGAGTACCAATGCCGCTTTAGCCCCAAACTCCCTTCAATATTCTATAGAAACTCTTCGAGAAGAAGTACGTCATCTAGTAGAACGAGGAGTTATTCGACGCACTCAACCCCTATATGTTTTGTGTGAGTATTTACCCGCTAGGGAATGGTTGGGAATTGAGTGCCAATTGGAAAGATATGACTACTTGCTTCGCGATCGCATTGGAGATTTAATTGGCGAACCACGGTGGGAAAGCGATTAA
- a CDS encoding divergent PAP2 family protein, with protein MQEFADIFHNQTLLVAVLACLTAQGLKLAIELIRKRRVNLNYLVTTGGMPSAHSALVGSLATYIGLNMGWSSPEFAIACLFAVIVMYDAAGVRQAAGKQAKILNQIVDELFQEKHHFNEERLKELLGHTPFQVVVGLLLGIGIAMLFSTYSSLQIS; from the coding sequence ATGCAGGAATTTGCTGACATATTCCACAATCAGACACTGCTGGTTGCAGTCCTTGCTTGTTTGACTGCTCAAGGATTAAAGCTAGCAATTGAGTTGATTAGGAAACGCAGAGTCAATCTTAACTATTTAGTAACTACGGGGGGAATGCCTAGCGCGCATTCGGCATTAGTCGGTTCTTTGGCAACCTATATCGGTTTAAATATGGGTTGGTCTTCTCCAGAATTTGCGATCGCCTGTTTATTTGCGGTAATTGTCATGTACGACGCAGCAGGTGTGCGGCAAGCAGCAGGAAAACAGGCTAAAATCCTCAATCAAATTGTCGATGAATTGTTTCAAGAAAAACACCATTTTAATGAAGAAAGATTAAAAGAACTTTTAGGACATACTCCTTTTCAAGTAGTTGTTGGACTGCTTTTAGGAATCGGTATTGCAATGCTGTTTTCCACATACAGTAGTTTGCAAATTAGTTAA
- the crtE gene encoding geranylgeranyl diphosphate synthase CrtE, with amino-acid sequence MVETEEILTETEQSTFNLKSYLQQRKALVEQALDRSISITRPATIYEAMRYSLLAGGKRLRPILCLATCELAGGTIEMAMPTACALEMIHTMSLIHDDLPAMDDDDYRRGKPTNHKVYGEDIAILAGDGLLAYAFEHVALTTKNVAPEKILQVIACLGRTVGAAGLVGGQVLDLESEGKTDLDAETLTFIHTHKTGALLRASVESGAILTGASQTDIARLTSYAQNIGLAFQIIDDILDITATNEQLGKTAGKDIRAQKATYPSLWGLEKSQAQARQLVAEAIAQLKIYGDRAKPLTAIAEFIVTRDR; translated from the coding sequence ATGGTAGAGACTGAAGAAATACTGACCGAGACGGAGCAATCTACATTTAACTTAAAAAGCTATTTACAGCAGCGAAAAGCTCTAGTCGAACAGGCTTTGGATCGCTCTATATCTATTACTAGACCTGCGACGATTTATGAGGCCATGCGTTATTCTCTTCTGGCTGGAGGTAAACGGTTGCGACCAATTTTGTGTTTGGCAACTTGCGAACTGGCAGGAGGAACAATTGAAATGGCAATGCCGACCGCCTGTGCTTTAGAGATGATTCATACCATGTCTTTAATTCACGACGATCTGCCGGCAATGGACGATGATGATTATCGTCGGGGAAAACCCACCAATCATAAAGTTTATGGTGAAGATATTGCCATCTTAGCGGGTGATGGACTGTTAGCTTATGCCTTCGAGCATGTTGCCCTGACAACCAAAAACGTCGCGCCAGAAAAAATCTTACAGGTTATTGCCTGTTTGGGACGTACGGTAGGTGCGGCAGGCTTGGTAGGCGGTCAGGTGCTAGATCTTGAATCCGAAGGTAAAACCGATTTGGATGCAGAAACTTTAACTTTTATTCATACTCATAAAACAGGAGCTTTATTAAGAGCTTCTGTAGAATCGGGAGCAATTTTAACAGGTGCTAGTCAGACAGATATTGCCAGACTTACTAGTTATGCTCAAAACATCGGTCTGGCTTTCCAGATAATTGATGATATTTTAGATATTACGGCGACAAACGAACAATTAGGAAAAACCGCAGGCAAAGATATACGAGCGCAAAAAGCTACCTATCCTAGTTTATGGGGATTAGAAAAATCTCAGGCTCAAGCCAGACAGTTAGTAGCTGAAGCGATCGCCCAACTAAAAATTTATGGCGACAGAGCCAAACCGCTAACAGCAATTGCCGAATTTATCGTAACTCGCGATCGATAG
- a CDS encoding DUF2288 domain-containing protein encodes MPDIQDRLSQDLANIAWKDLIPHAKRDAVIVVTKTLNLVDVGAAIAKDNSCLVKNWIDRQKIGKPSSQQLADWNLAPQKQFATLIVQPFVLVQELAE; translated from the coding sequence ATGCCAGATATTCAAGACCGACTAAGTCAAGATCTAGCTAATATTGCCTGGAAAGATCTCATACCTCATGCCAAAAGAGATGCGGTAATTGTAGTTACAAAAACACTGAATTTAGTTGATGTAGGTGCGGCAATTGCTAAAGATAATTCTTGCCTGGTTAAAAACTGGATCGATCGACAGAAAATTGGCAAACCATCTTCTCAACAGCTTGCTGACTGGAATCTAGCACCGCAAAAACAGTTTGCCACGCTCATCGTACAGCCATTCGTACTCGTTCAGGAACTTGCCGAATAA
- the recN gene encoding DNA repair protein RecN yields MLVNLKINNFALIDRLELDLDRGLNVLTGETGAGKSIILDAIDLVLGGKTSSRQIRSGSDRALIEATFAIAPELNSWLSSLEIDLLEENILICSRELVVSKKNNSMRSRCRVNGTLVNRQLMAELRSRLVEITAQGQTISLLVTEKQRDLLDLYGGKSLVEQRQKVAAAFEKFQQTSKKLTKRRQSEQELLQRQDLLKFQLKDLTEAELNEPDELEQLHQERDRLAHVVELQQLSYQVYQLLYQNDNEAAAAADLLGEAESHLSEMTEYDSELTAILEMVQSGIAQIVEAGQQINRYGEDLEADPERLAEIEARIRLLKNICRKYGPDLADAIALESKLKQELAQLTDSGQSIEVLQQEHQEAAKRLKRVCEGLTKLRKQAAIELEKQLTAELKPLAMDKVVFECRLVSCPPSATGADKVVFYFSPNAGEQIQPLSETASGGEMSRFLLALKACFSDSERGSSTLVFDEIDAGVSGKVAQAIAEKLYQLSVQHQVLCVTHQPLVAAMADGHYKVEKTIVEEIAANLEHRNGDSAIPDIRTVVRIKPLSDLGLRTQEIAQITGGHSAGEAVAFAESLLNQATVYRQQTKK; encoded by the coding sequence ATGCTCGTCAATCTAAAAATTAATAATTTTGCTTTGATCGATCGCCTGGAACTCGATCTAGATCGGGGTTTAAACGTGCTTACAGGAGAGACTGGAGCGGGAAAATCGATTATTCTCGATGCGATCGATTTGGTGTTGGGAGGCAAAACTAGCAGTCGCCAAATCAGAAGCGGCAGCGATCGCGCTTTAATCGAGGCAACTTTTGCTATTGCTCCAGAGCTAAATAGTTGGCTGAGTTCTTTAGAAATCGATCTTTTAGAAGAAAATATCTTAATTTGCAGTCGAGAATTAGTAGTTAGTAAAAAGAATAATAGTATGCGATCGCGCTGTCGGGTTAATGGTACTCTAGTCAACCGACAGTTAATGGCAGAGTTGCGATCGCGGCTGGTTGAAATTACCGCTCAGGGACAGACAATAAGTTTATTGGTTACCGAAAAGCAGCGAGATTTACTAGATCTCTATGGGGGTAAGTCGTTAGTAGAACAGCGTCAAAAAGTCGCTGCGGCGTTTGAAAAATTTCAACAAACTTCAAAAAAATTAACTAAGCGTCGTCAATCAGAGCAAGAATTATTACAGCGTCAAGATTTACTAAAATTTCAGCTAAAAGATTTAACCGAAGCCGAACTCAACGAACCAGACGAATTAGAACAGCTACATCAAGAACGCGATCGCCTGGCTCATGTAGTGGAACTCCAGCAATTGAGTTATCAAGTTTACCAGCTTTTATACCAAAACGATAACGAAGCCGCCGCTGCTGCCGATTTATTAGGAGAAGCAGAGTCTCATTTGAGTGAAATGACCGAATACGATAGCGAACTGACGGCAATTTTAGAAATGGTGCAGTCGGGAATAGCTCAAATTGTCGAAGCAGGACAACAAATCAATCGCTATGGTGAAGATTTAGAAGCCGATCCAGAACGATTAGCCGAAATTGAAGCCAGAATCAGGCTATTAAAAAATATTTGTCGCAAATACGGACCCGATTTAGCCGACGCGATCGCCTTGGAAAGTAAGTTAAAGCAAGAATTAGCACAGTTAACCGACAGTGGACAGTCTATTGAAGTTTTGCAACAAGAACATCAAGAGGCTGCCAAACGTCTAAAACGTGTCTGCGAGGGATTGACCAAGCTGAGAAAACAAGCTGCGATCGAGCTAGAAAAACAGTTGACTGCAGAACTCAAGCCTTTAGCGATGGACAAGGTCGTATTTGAATGTCGTCTTGTGTCTTGTCCCCCAAGTGCTACAGGTGCAGATAAAGTGGTATTTTACTTTAGTCCCAACGCGGGGGAGCAGATTCAACCCCTATCGGAAACCGCTTCGGGGGGAGAAATGAGTCGGTTTTTACTGGCACTCAAAGCCTGTTTTTCCGATTCCGAACGGGGTTCTAGTACCTTAGTATTCGATGAAATCGATGCGGGAGTATCGGGCAAAGTCGCCCAGGCGATCGCTGAAAAACTCTATCAACTTAGCGTGCAACATCAGGTACTGTGCGTAACTCACCAACCGTTAGTAGCGGCTATGGCTGACGGACACTATAAGGTAGAAAAAACTATTGTCGAAGAAATTGCCGCCAACCTCGAACATCGCAACGGCGACTCGGCAATTCCCGATATTCGTACTGTAGTAAGAATCAAACCCCTCAGCGATCTCGGACTTCGTACTCAGGAAATAGCCCAAATTACAGGAGGACATTCGGCAGGAGAAGCGGTAGCGTTTGCCGAGTCCTTATTAAACCAGGCTACTGTTTATCGTCAGCAAACTAAGAAGTAG
- the queF gene encoding preQ(1) synthase: protein MTTSPKSTESNDIKYGERKIAVGDLITFPNPRVGRRYNVNITLPEFTCKCPFSGYPDFATIHLTYSPNEKVVELKALKLYINSYRDRYISHEEVINQILDDFVAACDPLEAKITGDFNPRGNVHTVIEVQHQRDVR, encoded by the coding sequence ATGACTACTTCTCCCAAATCTACAGAAAGCAACGATATTAAGTATGGGGAAAGAAAGATTGCCGTAGGAGATTTAATTACTTTCCCTAACCCCAGAGTGGGTAGACGTTATAACGTTAATATTACTCTGCCAGAATTTACCTGTAAGTGTCCGTTTTCTGGCTATCCCGATTTTGCCACAATTCATCTAACTTATTCGCCTAATGAAAAAGTAGTCGAGCTAAAAGCGTTGAAGCTATACATTAATAGCTATCGCGATCGCTACATTTCTCATGAAGAAGTAATCAACCAAATATTAGATGATTTTGTTGCCGCTTGCGATCCCCTGGAAGCAAAAATTACGGGCGATTTTAATCCCAGAGGTAACGTTCATACAGTTATTGAAGTGCAGCATCAAAGAGATGTTCGATAA
- a CDS encoding chlorophyll a/b-binding protein, whose product MSQTQPTVTPKLEEPKFGFNSYAELLNGRAAMIGFVLMIAIEYVTGQGLLAWLGLQ is encoded by the coding sequence ATGTCACAAACTCAACCTACTGTTACCCCCAAACTAGAGGAACCTAAATTTGGATTTAACTCTTATGCCGAACTACTTAACGGTCGTGCTGCCATGATTGGTTTTGTTTTGATGATAGCGATTGAATATGTAACTGGACAGGGACTGCTTGCTTGGTTGGGTTTGCAGTAA
- a CDS encoding DUF3536 domain-containing protein, producing MVSTAKNTKVFSSNSDRSNFSEPLKKAHGVYVTIHGHFYQPPRENPYLDTIERQPSAHPYHDWNERIHHECYRPNAFARILNDRQEVIGIVNNFEYLSFNIGATLMSWLEKYDPEVYQRIIEADKKSSRRLNGRGNAIAQVYNHIILPLANKRDKYTQIRWGKADFRSRFGRDPEGMWLAETAVDYATVEALIDEEIRFIILAPSQAERCRPLPTAETSEPEWHEVGGSQIDPTRPYRCFIEDGRYIDIFFYDGPISRDMGFNDVLNTADNFASRIGQAVKGDRRPAQIISVATDGETFGHHKNGTEKCLGYAFTEEFPHRGWTVTNYAHYLSISPPTWEVVLKPVTAWSCAHGVDRWQDNCGCGGGGVWHQLWRKPLRETLDWLRDRTIEVYEDRGRKLFIDPWLARDEYVAVIGDRSVEKVEQFLQTHQAYELTAEERIDALRLLEMQRHALLMYTSCGWFFEEISRPEGVQILRYAARALELAGEVTGIQLREEFILRLTQAPSNVELFGNGAKVYQELVSSAQIGFEQVTAHYAISSLFINYLQQERIYCYKVEQLDYQKQQMGRLALSVGQVRLTSEITWESHHYVFAVLHLGGWDFHCCIKVFNGRLTYSELKQQLFADLKQASAARTITTMNRFFGDRSFNLQHLFAEERQRIVRLLTIKTKVHLDRLYGQVYQENYSIIAAFQREELPVPQELKVAAEVALSTRCRNAISALEKAIGDPQKLDVHLAELIATANEANHLQCQLNLPKAKKILEQSILRLLWKLLYDGDPDTLETDVARLERAISVGEKLHLGLSLDRAQETYYNCFHQRIVPNCFISSHEENTCRWKLSEMKPLLQLGQRLAIDIGEWLD from the coding sequence ATGGTATCTACAGCAAAGAATACTAAAGTTTTTAGCTCCAATTCAGATCGCTCTAATTTTAGCGAGCCTTTAAAAAAAGCTCACGGTGTTTACGTTACTATTCACGGGCATTTTTATCAACCACCTAGAGAAAACCCCTATTTAGATACGATTGAGAGACAGCCTAGCGCACATCCCTATCACGACTGGAACGAACGCATTCATCATGAATGCTATCGTCCTAATGCTTTTGCCAGAATTCTCAATGACCGACAAGAAGTAATTGGAATCGTTAATAACTTTGAGTATTTAAGCTTTAACATCGGTGCAACTCTGATGTCATGGCTGGAAAAATACGATCCCGAAGTTTATCAGCGCATCATTGAAGCCGATAAAAAAAGCAGTCGCCGACTAAACGGACGCGGTAATGCAATCGCGCAAGTTTACAATCATATTATTTTGCCTCTAGCTAATAAGCGGGATAAATACACTCAAATTCGCTGGGGCAAAGCCGATTTCCGTTCTCGCTTCGGACGCGATCCCGAAGGAATGTGGTTGGCTGAGACGGCAGTAGACTATGCAACTGTCGAAGCTTTGATTGATGAAGAAATTCGCTTTATCATTCTGGCACCCTCTCAAGCCGAACGCTGTCGTCCGCTTCCCACAGCAGAGACATCAGAGCCAGAATGGCATGAAGTGGGCGGTTCGCAAATCGATCCCACCCGTCCCTATCGCTGTTTCATTGAAGATGGTCGCTACATCGATATCTTTTTCTACGATGGACCAATTTCTCGCGATATGGGTTTTAACGATGTTCTCAATACTGCCGATAACTTTGCCAGTAGAATCGGACAGGCAGTAAAAGGGGATCGCCGTCCCGCTCAAATAATCAGCGTTGCTACTGACGGAGAAACTTTTGGACATCATAAAAACGGAACGGAAAAATGTTTGGGATATGCTTTTACTGAAGAATTTCCCCATCGTGGCTGGACGGTTACTAATTACGCTCACTATTTGAGTATCTCTCCTCCAACCTGGGAAGTAGTTCTCAAACCCGTTACTGCCTGGAGTTGCGCTCATGGTGTCGATCGCTGGCAAGATAATTGCGGTTGTGGTGGCGGTGGTGTTTGGCATCAACTGTGGCGCAAACCCCTGAGAGAAACTTTAGACTGGCTGCGCGATCGCACGATTGAAGTCTATGAAGATAGAGGTAGAAAACTATTTATCGATCCCTGGTTAGCTAGAGATGAATACGTAGCCGTTATTGGCGATCGCTCCGTCGAGAAGGTAGAACAATTTTTACAAACTCATCAAGCTTACGAACTAACGGCAGAAGAGCGCATCGATGCCCTGCGCCTGTTAGAAATGCAGCGTCACGCGCTACTAATGTACACCAGTTGCGGTTGGTTTTTTGAAGAAATATCGCGCCCTGAAGGAGTGCAAATTTTGCGTTATGCGGCTCGCGCTTTAGAATTGGCGGGAGAAGTAACGGGAATTCAGCTTAGAGAAGAATTTATCTTGCGGTTGACGCAAGCTCCTAGTAATGTGGAATTGTTTGGCAACGGTGCCAAAGTCTATCAAGAATTAGTATCTTCGGCGCAAATTGGTTTCGAGCAGGTAACGGCACATTATGCTATTAGCTCGTTATTTATTAACTATCTCCAGCAAGAGAGAATTTATTGCTATAAAGTCGAGCAGCTAGACTACCAAAAACAGCAGATGGGAAGATTGGCTTTATCTGTAGGACAGGTACGCTTGACTTCGGAAATTACCTGGGAAAGCCATCACTATGTTTTTGCCGTACTGCATTTGGGGGGTTGGGATTTTCACTGCTGCATTAAAGTCTTTAACGGACGTTTGACCTACAGTGAATTAAAACAGCAGCTATTTGCAGATCTCAAGCAGGCTAGTGCGGCACGAACGATTACCACAATGAATCGCTTTTTTGGCGATCGCTCTTTTAATTTACAGCATTTATTTGCCGAAGAAAGACAGCGTATCGTGCGTCTGTTGACGATCAAAACTAAAGTACATCTCGACCGCCTGTACGGTCAGGTTTATCAAGAAAACTACAGTATCATCGCGGCTTTTCAACGGGAAGAACTACCCGTTCCCCAAGAGCTAAAAGTAGCCGCAGAAGTAGCTCTTTCTACTCGCTGTCGCAACGCGATCTCTGCTTTAGAAAAAGCAATTGGCGATCCCCAAAAGCTAGATGTCCATTTAGCCGAACTAATAGCCACCGCTAACGAAGCCAATCATCTTCAGTGCCAGCTAAATTTGCCCAAAGCGAAAAAGATTTTAGAACAGTCAATTTTGCGTTTGCTTTGGAAATTACTCTATGATGGCGATCCTGATACTCTAGAAACCGATGTAGCCAGGTTAGAACGGGCGATTTCAGTAGGAGAAAAATTACACTTGGGTTTATCCCTCGATCGCGCTCAAGAAACTTACTATAACTGTTTTCATCAACGTATCGTGCCTAATTGCTTTATCTCCTCTCACGAAGAAAACACCTGTCGCTGGAAATTATCGGAGATGAAACCCCTGCTGCAACTCGGACAAAGACTGGCGATCGACATAGGTGAGTGGCTTGACTGA